AGCGCGACGAGCCCGACGAGCAGGACGACCAGCGCGGCCGCGGCCCCGAGGAACGGGTTGACGGCGAACGCGGCGCCGACCGCGAGCCCGCCGAGGAGGAGGACACCGAGCCAGCAGCAGAGCTCGGCGACGTAGATCCCGAGGAACGTGAGCCAGCGGGCGCGGGCGCCGGCGATGCCCGCGGTGAGCCCGCGCTCGCTCCGGAGCCGGGCGACGACGGCGGACAGCTGACCGGCCGAGACCGCGGCGTACGTCAGGACGGCGAGCGCGACGGTCGCCGCCGTCCCCGCCAGGAGGAGGGCGATCGCCGTCGGCGACGCGAGCGGTTCGAGCGCCGGGGCGAGCGACTCGCTCCACGCCTGCAGCGCCTCCGGGTCCTGCGTGTCGGGCGGCGTCAGGTCGATTCCCGCGAGCGCGTCGCGGGCGGCAGCGAGCCGGCCGGTGAGCTCGAAGTGGAGGTAGACGCCGGCGAGCGCGGTGAACATCCCGATCCGAGCGATGACGGGGACCGCCGTTCCGAGGAGGTAGAACGGGATCAGGTCGGCGGGGCGCCGCCGGAGGGTGGAGGTCGTGGCGGATATGGCGGAGGACAGGTCCATGCGGGCCGGTTCGGCCGTCCGGCACTTAACGGTCCGCGTGTCGCGGCTCGGTCCGTCGCCGGCGCTCCCGCCTCCCGTGTCCGAAGCTTCAAGCGTGCGAACGACCCACACGACCCATGGACGTCTTCGTGTACGGGACGCTGACCGAGCCCGACCGAGTCGCCGAGGTCCTCGACTCGTTCGTCTTCGTCGGTCCGGCGACCCTGACCGGGCTCCGCCTCGTCGAGGGGCGGTATCCGACGCTGGCGCCGGGCGGGGAGACGGCCGGTCGGCTCCTACGGACGGACGAGACGACCGCACTCGATGAGTACGAGGGCGTCGGAGAGGGACTGTACATCCGGGAGAACGTCCCGCTCGACGCGCCCGAGGGGCATCCGGACCGGGCCGCAGTCTACGTGGGAGACCCCGACCGGCTCGACGCGGACGCGACGTGGCCGGACGGGTCCTCGGGTCCCGATGGGGGGTTCGCGACGCGGGTCGAGGCGTACCTCGAACGAGCCGACGTGCGGGTGCGACTGACCCCCCGAAAATCCGTCTGACGGGCGGATGACGGCGTCGCAGTCGTGCGGTTTCACTTTCGCTCCGCTAGCCCCACCTTTTTGTATGCCGCCCGCTTGAATCCAGTTGCACGTCACACGCGTGCATTCCCCCCTTTCACAGACGGCGAGCCGGTCGCTCGCCCGTCGCGTTCCCGCTCGTTCCGGAGCGTGCGGTCCGTCGCCCGGGCGAAATTCGGGAGCGACGGCCCGGACCGGAACCGATTAGCGGCCGGCGCGGCGACGGGAACGCATGCTGTCCCTCTCAGACGTTCACGCGGCGCGCGACCGCGTCGACGGCGTGGCGCGTCACACGCCCTTGGAGCGCTCGCGGACTTTCTCCGAGATGAGCGGCGCGGACGTCCGGCTCAAGCTGGAGAACTTCCAACGCACCGGCGCGTTCAAGATCCGCGGCGCGATGAACCGGATCGCGACGCTCTCCGAGGCGGAGCGCGAGGCCGGCGTCGTCACCGCGAGCGCGGGGAACCACGCGCAGGGCGTCGCCCTCGCGGCCCAGCGCGCCGGGGTCGACGCCACCGTCGTGATGCCGAAGTTCGCGCCCGTCTCGAAGGTGAAGGCCACGCGCGGGTACGGCGCCAGCGTCCGACTGGAGGGCGTCGACTACGACGAGGCGCAGGCGTACGCCCACGAGCTGGAGCGCGAGGAGGGACGCACCTACGTCCACGCGTTCGACGACCCGGTGGTGATGGCCGGGCAGGGGACGCTCGGGCTGGAGATCGTCGACGACTGCCCCGAGCTCGACACCGTCGTCGTCCCGATCGGCGGGGGCGGCCTCATCTCTGGCGTCGCCGTCGCGATCAAAGCGCAGCTCCCCGACGTGCGGGTCGTCGGGGTGCAGGCCGAGGGCGCGGCGTCGGCGGCAAAATCCCTAGAGGCGGGCGAAGTGGTGGAGATCGACAGCGTCGACACGATCGCCGACGGGATCGCCACGCGGGCGGTCGGCGAGGAGACCCTCGAGGTCATGGCGGAGTACGTCGACGAGGTCGTCGCGGTGGACGACCGCGAGATCGCTCTCGCGCTCACGCTCCTCCTCGAACGCTCGAAGACGCTCGTGGAGGGCGCCGGCGCGGTGTCGCTCGCCGCGATCCTCTCGGAGGCGTTCGAGTACGACGACGGCGAGACGGTCGTCGCCGCGCTCTGCGGCGGCAACATCGACCTCAACCGACTCGGCACCGTGATCCGACGCGGGCTGGTCCAGATGGGTCGGTACCTCAAGATCACGGTCGACCTGAAGGACCGCCCCGGCGAGTTGGAGCGCGTCTCCAGCATCGTCGCGCGCACCGGCGCGAACGTGTACGCGGTCCACCACGACCGCACCTCGCGGGACGTCGCCGTCAACGCAGCCGAGCTCGAACTGGAACTGGAGACCGACGACGCCGAACACGCCGCCGACATCGTCGACGCGCTCGAGGCCGACGGGTACGTGGTCGAGATCCTGTCGTGAAGCAGGCGATCACGACGACCATTTATAAATAGAACTGCGGTGGCGCGTGCCGACGAGCGGCCGCAGGCCGCGAGTCGCACGCGCGAGGGACGCGGCGACCGGAGCGAAGCGGAGGGAGCCGCGAGGCTGGGGAGGAGTGAGGCTGCGGTGCTGTGCGGGGCGGGGTGGGACCCAAAGGGGCAGTCGGGAGGACGAAGCACGGCGACGCAAGGACCGCAGGAGCGAGTGGAACGAGCGACGAGGACCACAGCGAGCCGCGCGAGTCCTCCCGGCTGGGGCTTTGGCGATGTCCTCCCCGGCAGCAGCCACGTATCGCCGAGCGGCTGGGGCTTTGGCGGTGTTCGCCGCCGGTTCGCGGTAAGCTATTTATAAACGAGTGTCCGGAGCGGTGGCAGCGGTCGGCTCGCAACCAGTTAATCGTCAATCGCCGAAATCGGAACCGGCCGATTATTTATAAATACCGACAATGGCGAGCGCGTATTAGTCGTCCGCGGCCGCGGCGTCGACCTCAGTTTCATAAAGCTCGCCGGCGCGCTCGCGCTCGGAGAGGTAGTCGTCGGCGTCGAGCGCGGCCTTCACGCCCATCCCGCTCGCGGTGGCCGCCTGCTGGTAGTGGAAGTCCACCACGTCGCCCGCGCCGAAGAGGCCCTCGACGCCGGTGCGCGTCTGGCCGCCGCCGCGGCCGCCCTCGGTGATCAGGTAGCCGTCGTCGTCGGTCTCGATCCCCGTCCCCTCGAGGAAGTCCGTGTTCGGCGTGTGGCCAATAGCGAAGAAGACGGCGCCGACATCGAACTCGTACTCGTCGACCTCGTCGGCGGTCGCCGGGTCCTCCAGCTTCTCCGTCGGGTGGCCGTTCGGGTGCTCGACGAGCGTCACGTGGTCGACGCCGTCTTCGGGGGTGCCGTGGATCTCGGTGAGCTCGGTGTTGAGGAGGAGCTCGATCTCGCCGTCCTCGACCTTGTCCATCACCCGCTCGATCCAGACGTCCTCCGCGCGGAACTCCTCGCGGCGGTGCGCGATGTAGACGGTGTCCGCGAACTTCGTCAGGAAGTTCGCCTCCTCCATGGCTGCGTCGCCGCCGCCGACGACGAGCATGTCCTCGCCGCGGAAGAAGGCGCCGTCGCAGGTGGCGCACGTCGAGAGGCCGTACCCCATCAGCTCGTCTTCGCCGGGGACGCCGAGGGTCCGGGCGCTCGCGCCGGAGGCGGCGATCACGGCGTCGGCGGTGTAGGCGTCGCCGTTCGTGAGCTCGACGCGGAAGTGGCCCGCCGGCTCCTTCGAGACGTCCTCGATGACCCCGTTGCGGGCCTCGGCGCCGAACTTCTCCGCCTGCGCCTTCATGTCGTTGATCAGCTGCGGCCCGGAGATCCCCTCGGGGAAGCCGGGGTAGTTCTCCACGTCGGTGGTGAGCGTGAGCTGGCCGCCCGGCTCGTCGCCCTCGATGAGCAGGGGGCCGTTGTTCGACCGCGCGGCGTAGATGGCCGCGGAGAGCCCCGCGATACCGGTGCCGGCGATGATCAGTCGGCGGTGGTCGACAATATCGTCAGTCATGCAATACTGTTCGCCGCCGCGAAATATGTAGGTTGCGCCATCGGGCGCGGCGGGCGGCCGACCGCGGGAGCCCCCTCGGTTCCGCCGTGAGGCGGTCGCTCACTCGGTCGGGAACTCCGGCGGCGCGCCGGTCGGCTGCGTCGGCGCGTCGTCGAGCGCCTCGAAGAACCGGCCGGAGACGAACGCCTCGACGACCTCCGGCAGCGACTCTGACTCCGAGACTTCCTTCAGAATGCCGAGGGGAACCTGCGCGCCGGCCATGGTGGCGTGGCCGCCCGCGGAGCCGACCGGGTCGAGCGCGTCACGGAGCAGCTCGCCCACGTCGAGCTCCGCGCCGCGCGACCGCGCGGAGCCGTAGATCACCCCGTCCATGTAGCCGTAGACGAACGTGACCGTGACGCCGTCCAGGTCCAGGAGGCGCTCGGCCGCCTGCGCGAGGGTGTCGCGGTCGCTGATCTCGCCGACGCAGGAGGCGACCGTCGACCCCCGGACGTCCCGCCCCTCGATGGCGTTCGCGAGCACCCGGAGCGTCTCCTGGCTCACGCTCGGGCTCTCGACGCGTTCGAGCGTCGACTCGTCGGCGAGCGGCGACAGCGACGCCGCCGCCTCGAAGTCCGGGATCGACGTCGACCGGGTGAAGTCCTTCGTGTCGATCCGGATCCCGTACAGCAGGGCCGTGGCGAGCTCCCGCTCCGGCTCGACGCCGAGCCGCGAGAGGTACTCCTCGATCAGCGTGCTCGTCGCGCCGGCGTCCGGCCGGATGTCGACGAACGACCCCGCGACCGGCCCGCGGGGCGGGTGGTGGTCGACGACCACGTCGACGGGATACTCCTCGGGGAGGCTGTCGTTGATCCCCGCCCGGGAGTGGTCGACGAGGGCCACCCCGTCGTAGTCGTCGAGATCGATGTCGTCGAACGTCGACAGCGAGAGGTCGAGTAAGTTCACCATCGCGCGGTTCTCCTGGTGGGCGATCTCGCCGCCGTAACAGGGGTCGGCGGGGACGCCGACGACGTCGGCGACCCGCGCCAGCCCGATCGCGCTCGCGATGGCGTCCGGGTCGGGGTTGTCGTGCGCGACGACGAGGAGGGGACCGGAGAGCTCGCGGAGCGTCGAGAGCAGCCGGACCGGCAGCTCGTCGCCGTCGGCGTCGGTCGCCTCCCGGACGCGCGCGGCCAACGCCTCGACCGGGTCGACGACGCGGTCGGCGACCGCCTCCAGCGCCGACCCCTGGGCCGCGGTCGGGTTCGTCCCGACGTGCGCGACGATCATCGCGTCCGGGTAGCGCTCCCTGGCGGCCTCCGCGGCGGCGACGTTGCGCGCGGGGTCGTCGCTCGCGATCAGCACGACCGCGGCGTGGTCGGGGTACGCCGACGGGTCGGTGGGATCGGCCTCGACGGTGGCGACGTTGCGGTCGCGGAGCGTCGACACCCATCCGGTGTCGTCGGTGATCGCGACGAGCTCGACGCCCTCCTCGCGGCTGCGGTCGACGAGCGTGTTCCCGACCGCGCTACAGCCGAGCAGCAGACGCCGGGCCATACGGGCGCGACGGGGTGCGAAAGGAAAACGCTGCCGTCATTCGCCGGGGACGTCGGTGCCGTCCTCCCGCAGCGCCCCGTTCACCGCGGCGGCGACGTCGACCGCGGCGCGGTTCTCCGCCGCGTCGTGGACGCGCACGAGGTCGGCCCCCCGATCCGCGGCGAGCGCGGTGGCGGCGACGGTGGCGTGCTCGCGGTCGTCCGGGTCGCGGCCGACCCCCCCGAACATCGACTTGTGCGAGTGACCGATCAGCACCGGGCAGTCGAGCGCGGCGAACTCCCCGACGCGGTCGAGCAGCTCGAACGCCTCGGCCGCCGACTTCCCGAAGCCGAGGCCGGGGTCGACGATCACCCTGTCGCGGTCGATCCCGGCCGTGTCGGCGAGCGCCAGCCGCTCGCGGAGCGCCGAGATCACGTCGCTCACGACGTCGTCGTACTCGGGGTCGTTCGTCGGGTCGACCGGCGCGTCGAGGCTGTGCATCACGACGACCGGGCAGTCCGCCTCGGCGACGACCTCGCGCATCGCGGGGTCCTCCAGCCCGGTCACGTCGTTGATCACGTCCGCCCCGGCCTCAAGCGCGGCCTCCGCGACGTCGGCCTTCCGCGTGTCGACCGAGATCAACACGTCGCCGTCGGCGACCGCCGGCACCGACTGCACCGCCTCGACCGTCGGGACGACCCGGTCGATCTCCTCCGCGACGGGGACGGGCTCCGCTCCCGGCCGGGTCGATTCGCCGCCGACGTCGACGACGTCGACCCCGGCCTCGACCATGCGCTCGGCGCCCGCGACCGCGTCCGCCAGCGCCTCGTGACGCCCGCCGTCGTGGAATGAGTCCGGCGTGACGTTGAGCACGCCCATCACCGCGGTGCCGTCGGTCCACGGATAGTCGGGAGCTGAGTCCGGACCGCGTTCGGTGATCAGATCGCCCTCGCCGAGGCCGAGCCGATCGGCGATATCGATCGCGACGCCCGCGAGCCCCTCACTCTCTCGGGCGCGCAGGCGACCCAGCAGTTCGCGGTACTCCTCGACCGTCGCGCCGAGCGTGATCGGCACCTGCTCGCCGCCGGGGACGCGCCCCTCGCCGGCGCCGAGTCCCCCGATCGCGGCGTCGCCGCCGACCGCCCGGACCGCGGCCGCGAGGCGCTCGGCGCGGTCGCCGCGCAGCCGGAGCGTGAGCACGCGGTGGTCGATCCCGTCCGCCCGGGCCGCGGCCGCGTCGGGCGGGACTCCGGCCGCGTCGAGCGCGCGGCGCGCGGCGGCCCCCCGGTCGCTCCCGTCTCGTCCCCCGGCCCCGCCGACCGACCGCGGCGTCACGGTCCGGAGCCGGGCCGCGCGGGCCTCGGCGACCGCGAACAGCGAGCCGACGAGCAGCACGCAGTCGTCCGGGTCGGCGCGGGCGACCGCCGCGTCGAGCGCGGCGGCCACGTCGTCGCCGACGGTCACCTCGTCGACGCCGGCGTCGCGGAGCGCTACCGCGAGCACCTCGGGGTCCTCCGCGCGGTCGAGCGCCGGCCGGCAGGTGACCGCCGAGGCGGCGTCGGGGAGCGCGCTCGCGGCGCCCGCGTGGTCCTTGTCGTGCATCGCCGCGTACGCGAGGTGGAGGTCGTCGTAGTCGTACTCGGCGAGCGTCCCCGCGAGCGTCCGGCAGGCGGCCGGGTTGTGCGCCCCGTCGAGCACGGTCAGCGGCGCCGTGTCGACCACCTCGAACCGCCCGGGCCACGTCGCCCGCGCGAGCCCGTCGCGGACCGCGGACTCCGGGAGGGGGTCGGCCTCCGTCCCCCCGCTCTCTCCGTCGTCGGCCACCGCGGCCGCGGTCCGCCGGGCCAGCGCGACGGCGACGCCCGCGTTCGTCGCCTGGTGGTCGCCGACGAGCGGGATCCGGTACGTCCCCGCGACCTCGCCCGCGAGCGTCACCTCGGCGTCGGTCGGGCTCACGCGCCCGTCGTAGGCGACGGAGAGGGCGGGGGCGTCGTCTCCGTCGCTGTCGGCGTCCGCGTCCCCCTCGCCGTCGGCGTCGCGGTCCGAGCCCGCCCCCGCCACCGTCGCGACCGGCGCGCCCGCCTCGCCGGCGACCTCGCGGACGACGTCGAGCGCCTCGCCCTCGCAGGCCGTCACGAAGGGGGCGCCCGGCTCGGCGATCCGCGACTTGGTGCGGGCGATCTCGCCGATCGTGTCGCCGAGGACCGCGGTGTGTTCGAGCGAGACGTTCGTCACGGCGGTCGCGACGGGCGTGACCGCGCTCGTCGCGTCGTACTCCCCACCGAGCCCGACCTCCAGCACCGCGACGTCGACGTCGCGGCGCGCGAACTCGCGGACCGCCATCGCCGTGACGACCTCGAAGAAGGTGAGCGGCTCGCCCGCGGCCGCGCGCTCGACGAGCCACGACTTCGCCTCCTCGACGAAGCCGGTAATCGCGTCCTCGGTCATCTGGAGCCCGTCGACGCGGATCCGCTCGGCGAGCGCGGAGAGGTGCGGCGAGGTGTAGAGCCCGACCGAGAGTCCGGCCTCGCGCAGGATCGACTCGGTCATGCGCGCCGTGCTCCCCTTCCCGTTCGAGCCGGCCACCTGCACGAACGGCACGTCGTCCTCGGGGTTGCCGAGCCGGTCGAGCAGCGCCGCGACGCGCTCGGTCCCCGGCTTGACCGAGAAGCGGCGGAGGTCGAAGAGGAACCCCGCCGCCTCGTGGTAGTCCATGTCCCGTGGGTCGGCTCCGCGTCGCTTAGGCGTAACGGACCGGGGCGAACGGCGGGGTCGTCACCGGCCGCGAGGGCCGGCGGTCGCGCCGAGCGACTCCACCGACGCGAAGAGCAACCCTTACGCGCGCGGCACCCCGACTCCGTCGCATGAACGAGACCGCGGCCGCGTCGGCCGCCGGCGAGGGCGCCGAGGGGCGCGATGCCGCCGGCGACCCGGCACTCGCCGCCGAGGGCGTCCGGCGGTCGTACGGCGACGTCGTCGCGCTCGACGGGGTCGACCTCCGCGTCGAGGCCGGCGAGGTGTTCGGGCTCATCGGCCCCAACGGCGCGGGCAAGACCACGCTCGTCCGCGCGCTGACCGGGACGACCGACGCCGAAGGCGACCTGCGCGTGTTCGGCGCCCCGCCCCGCGAGGTCGACCCGCAGCGGATCGGGCTGCTCCCGCAGTCGTTCGACCCGCCCGAGCGCCTCACCGCGAGCGAGCTGGTCGACTACTACGGCGGGCTGTACGACGCGGCGCGCGACACCGAGTCCGTCCTCCGGGACGTGGGGATGGCCGACGACGCGGACGCGTGGTACGAGACGCTCTCCGGGGGACAA
Above is a window of Halorubrum depositum DNA encoding:
- a CDS encoding gamma-glutamylcyclotransferase family protein, with translation MDVFVYGTLTEPDRVAEVLDSFVFVGPATLTGLRLVEGRYPTLAPGGETAGRLLRTDETTALDEYEGVGEGLYIRENVPLDAPEGHPDRAAVYVGDPDRLDADATWPDGSSGPDGGFATRVEAYLERADVRVRLTPRKSV
- a CDS encoding NAD(P)/FAD-dependent oxidoreductase yields the protein MTDDIVDHRRLIIAGTGIAGLSAAIYAARSNNGPLLIEGDEPGGQLTLTTDVENYPGFPEGISGPQLINDMKAQAEKFGAEARNGVIEDVSKEPAGHFRVELTNGDAYTADAVIAASGASARTLGVPGEDELMGYGLSTCATCDGAFFRGEDMLVVGGGDAAMEEANFLTKFADTVYIAHRREEFRAEDVWIERVMDKVEDGEIELLLNTELTEIHGTPEDGVDHVTLVEHPNGHPTEKLEDPATADEVDEYEFDVGAVFFAIGHTPNTDFLEGTGIETDDDGYLITEGGRGGGQTRTGVEGLFGAGDVVDFHYQQAATASGMGVKAALDADDYLSERERAGELYETEVDAAAADD
- the ilvA gene encoding threonine ammonia-lyase — translated: MLSLSDVHAARDRVDGVARHTPLERSRTFSEMSGADVRLKLENFQRTGAFKIRGAMNRIATLSEAEREAGVVTASAGNHAQGVALAAQRAGVDATVVMPKFAPVSKVKATRGYGASVRLEGVDYDEAQAYAHELEREEGRTYVHAFDDPVVMAGQGTLGLEIVDDCPELDTVVVPIGGGGLISGVAVAIKAQLPDVRVVGVQAEGAASAAKSLEAGEVVEIDSVDTIADGIATRAVGEETLEVMAEYVDEVVAVDDREIALALTLLLERSKTLVEGAGAVSLAAILSEAFEYDDGETVVAALCGGNIDLNRLGTVIRRGLVQMGRYLKITVDLKDRPGELERVSSIVARTGANVYAVHHDRTSRDVAVNAAELELELETDDAEHAADIVDALEADGYVVEILS
- a CDS encoding DHH family phosphoesterase translates to MARRLLLGCSAVGNTLVDRSREEGVELVAITDDTGWVSTLRDRNVATVEADPTDPSAYPDHAAVVLIASDDPARNVAAAEAARERYPDAMIVAHVGTNPTAAQGSALEAVADRVVDPVEALAARVREATDADGDELPVRLLSTLRELSGPLLVVAHDNPDPDAIASAIGLARVADVVGVPADPCYGGEIAHQENRAMVNLLDLSLSTFDDIDLDDYDGVALVDHSRAGINDSLPEEYPVDVVVDHHPPRGPVAGSFVDIRPDAGATSTLIEEYLSRLGVEPERELATALLYGIRIDTKDFTRSTSIPDFEAAASLSPLADESTLERVESPSVSQETLRVLANAIEGRDVRGSTVASCVGEISDRDTLAQAAERLLDLDGVTVTFVYGYMDGVIYGSARSRGAELDVGELLRDALDPVGSAGGHATMAGAQVPLGILKEVSESESLPEVVEAFVSGRFFEALDDAPTQPTGAPPEFPTE
- the folP gene encoding dihydropteroate synthase, with translation MDYHEAAGFLFDLRRFSVKPGTERVAALLDRLGNPEDDVPFVQVAGSNGKGSTARMTESILREAGLSVGLYTSPHLSALAERIRVDGLQMTEDAITGFVEEAKSWLVERAAAGEPLTFFEVVTAMAVREFARRDVDVAVLEVGLGGEYDATSAVTPVATAVTNVSLEHTAVLGDTIGEIARTKSRIAEPGAPFVTACEGEALDVVREVAGEAGAPVATVAGAGSDRDADGEGDADADSDGDDAPALSVAYDGRVSPTDAEVTLAGEVAGTYRIPLVGDHQATNAGVAVALARRTAAAVADDGESGGTEADPLPESAVRDGLARATWPGRFEVVDTAPLTVLDGAHNPAACRTLAGTLAEYDYDDLHLAYAAMHDKDHAGAASALPDAASAVTCRPALDRAEDPEVLAVALRDAGVDEVTVGDDVAAALDAAVARADPDDCVLLVGSLFAVAEARAARLRTVTPRSVGGAGGRDGSDRGAAARRALDAAGVPPDAAAARADGIDHRVLTLRLRGDRAERLAAAVRAVGGDAAIGGLGAGEGRVPGGEQVPITLGATVEEYRELLGRLRARESEGLAGVAIDIADRLGLGEGDLITERGPDSAPDYPWTDGTAVMGVLNVTPDSFHDGGRHEALADAVAGAERMVEAGVDVVDVGGESTRPGAEPVPVAEEIDRVVPTVEAVQSVPAVADGDVLISVDTRKADVAEAALEAGADVINDVTGLEDPAMREVVAEADCPVVVMHSLDAPVDPTNDPEYDDVVSDVISALRERLALADTAGIDRDRVIVDPGLGFGKSAAEAFELLDRVGEFAALDCPVLIGHSHKSMFGGVGRDPDDREHATVAATALAADRGADLVRVHDAAENRAAVDVAAAVNGALREDGTDVPGE